From one Ferrovibrio sp. MS7 genomic stretch:
- a CDS encoding usg protein, producing MTVLSGAERLERLLHYRLTTAEILYRMPDHPNLLQSYVWQEYDLAPKFPGLRKFLDFWEAKLDGKLYSVRVVSSQLVKPAEIRAASESFSLH from the coding sequence ATGACCGTTTTGTCTGGTGCCGAACGCCTGGAACGCCTGCTGCATTACCGGCTGACCACGGCTGAAATCCTTTACCGCATGCCTGATCATCCCAACCTGCTGCAAAGCTATGTGTGGCAGGAATACGATCTGGCCCCGAAATTTCCGGGCTTGCGCAAATTCCTCGATTTCTGGGAAGCTAAGCTGGACGGCAAGCTCTACTCGGTGCGGGTGGTGTCTTCCCAACTGGTCAAGCCGGCGGAAATTCGAGCGGCGAGCGAGTCGTTCAGCTTGCACTAA
- the asnB gene encoding asparagine synthase (glutamine-hydrolyzing): MCGIAGLMRADGAAPDAALLARMLRAVGHRGPDGEGSHTSGSVALGQARLAIIDLEGGKQPLFGADGLALVANGEIYNYRELYSLLPGVNFATGSDCEPPLHLYHRDGKSFLNYLRGMYAIALHDPRDDSLLLARDPFGIKPLYYAEAGGHLLFASEPQAIIASGLIEPRLVAAKRDELLQLQFTTGADTIFQGIQRLLPGEMLICRKGRIIERERRAAPMAAVTPRSETEALAELDRLLQESVDLHQRADVPYGLFLSGGIDSSALLAMMARLNPRPVLAYSLGFPDSGLHDERNLAAALARKVGAEHRSVDFTAADFWSLLPRVAEAMDDPAADYACLPTFKLAQFAAREVKVVLSGEGGDEIFGGYGRYRSAMRLLFAKPLRRKGALDGLGLFREEPAKWRSGFAGAERATRFAEESKLQAAQRLDIADWLPNDLLTKLDRCLMRNALEGRTPFLDCGAVDAVGLSAFGFGLNDGFKIRDGLGKHLLRRWLKEHLPEAEPFSRKRGFTVPVGQWIAAQGKRLAPLMVQQPGIAETFKPEAVTQLFAGGAERNGFAAWALLFYALWHQHHMLGHSAEGDAFDLLSAS, translated from the coding sequence ATGTGCGGCATCGCCGGGCTGATGCGCGCCGATGGTGCGGCGCCGGATGCGGCCCTGCTGGCCCGCATGCTGCGCGCCGTCGGCCATCGCGGTCCTGATGGCGAGGGCAGCCATACCAGCGGCTCGGTGGCTTTGGGCCAGGCGCGGCTGGCGATCATCGATCTTGAAGGTGGCAAGCAGCCGCTGTTCGGTGCCGATGGCCTGGCGCTGGTCGCCAATGGCGAAATCTACAATTACCGTGAGCTCTACAGCCTGCTGCCGGGTGTGAATTTCGCCACAGGGTCCGATTGCGAGCCGCCGCTGCATCTCTATCACCGCGACGGCAAGAGCTTCCTCAACTATCTGCGCGGCATGTATGCCATCGCATTGCATGATCCGCGTGATGATTCACTGCTGCTGGCGCGTGATCCCTTTGGCATCAAGCCGCTCTATTACGCCGAAGCCGGCGGCCACCTGCTGTTTGCTTCCGAGCCGCAGGCGATCATCGCCTCGGGTCTGATCGAGCCGCGTCTGGTGGCGGCGAAGCGAGACGAATTGTTGCAATTGCAGTTCACCACGGGTGCTGACACCATCTTCCAGGGCATTCAGCGTTTGTTGCCCGGCGAAATGCTGATCTGCCGCAAGGGCCGCATCATTGAGCGCGAGCGTCGCGCGGCGCCGATGGCTGCCGTCACGCCACGCAGCGAGACAGAAGCCCTGGCTGAACTCGACCGCCTGCTGCAGGAGAGCGTCGATCTGCACCAGCGCGCCGATGTGCCCTATGGGCTGTTCCTCTCCGGTGGCATCGATTCTTCTGCCTTGCTGGCGATGATGGCGCGGCTCAACCCGCGCCCGGTGCTGGCCTATTCGCTAGGTTTCCCCGATAGCGGCCTGCACGATGAGCGCAATCTTGCCGCCGCTTTGGCACGCAAGGTGGGAGCCGAGCATCGCAGCGTCGATTTCACGGCAGCGGACTTCTGGTCGCTGCTGCCGCGTGTCGCTGAGGCGATGGATGATCCGGCCGCCGATTACGCCTGCCTGCCGACCTTCAAGCTGGCGCAATTTGCCGCCCGCGAGGTGAAGGTGGTGCTTTCGGGCGAGGGCGGCGACGAGATTTTCGGCGGCTATGGCCGCTACCGTTCGGCGATGCGACTGCTGTTCGCCAAACCGCTGCGGCGCAAGGGGGCGCTGGATGGCCTCGGTCTCTTCCGCGAGGAGCCGGCGAAATGGCGCAGCGGCTTTGCCGGCGCGGAGCGGGCCACCCGGTTCGCCGAGGAAAGCAAGCTGCAGGCGGCGCAGCGCCTGGATATCGCCGACTGGCTGCCGAATGACCTGCTGACCAAGCTGGACCGCTGCCTGATGCGCAATGCGCTGGAGGGGCGCACACCGTTCCTCGATTGCGGCGCCGTGGATGCGGTGGGCCTCAGCGCCTTCGGCTTCGGCCTAAATGATGGCTTCAAAATCCGCGATGGCCTGGGCAAGCATCTGCTGCGCCGCTGGCTCAAGGAACATCTGCCTGAGGCTGAGCCATTCTCGCGCAAGCGTGGCTTCACCGTACCTGTCGGGCAGTGGATTGCGGCGCAAGGCAAGCGGCTGGCGCCGCTGATGGTGCAGCAGCCCGGCATTGCCGAGACATTCAAGCCCGAAGCCGTGACGCAGCTTTTTGCGGGCGGCGCCGAGCGCAACGGCTTCGCCGCCTGGGCGCTGCTGTTCTATGCGCTGTGGCACCAGCATCACATGCTGGGCCACAGCGCCGAAGGCGATGCCTTCGATTTACTTAGTGCAAGCTGA
- a CDS encoding glycosyltransferase — protein sequence MRLLQVMAGARQGGAETYFVNLAIAFQAAGIEQQVVIRRHAERAAMLRQGGVEPVELKFGGALDIITPWQLRGLAKRQRPDIVMTWMSRASEKMPRGPYPIVARLGGYYDLKHYRKADWLVANTPDIARHCVEAGFRADRVRSIANYGRFEVASPQPRAELDTPATAPLLLAMGRLHKNKAFDVLLRALAELPEAYLWLAGEGDERAALQALAESLGVARRVRFLGWRNDREALAAACDVYVVPSRHEPFGNVILDAWGAGKPLVASASQGPKQYVVEGESGILVPVEDHRALAAAIREVLTLPELAQKLGAAGKAQFARDHSEAAVVATWRRFFEEVQACAASPG from the coding sequence ATGCGCCTGCTGCAGGTCATGGCGGGAGCGAGACAGGGCGGCGCCGAGACCTATTTCGTCAACCTGGCGATTGCCTTTCAGGCAGCGGGTATCGAACAGCAGGTTGTGATCCGCCGCCATGCCGAACGCGCAGCCATGCTGCGCCAGGGCGGCGTCGAGCCAGTGGAGCTGAAATTCGGCGGCGCGCTGGACATCATCACGCCCTGGCAGTTGCGTGGGCTGGCCAAACGGCAGCGGCCGGATATCGTAATGACCTGGATGAGCCGGGCTTCCGAGAAGATGCCGCGCGGGCCTTATCCGATCGTCGCCCGCCTCGGCGGCTATTATGACCTGAAGCATTACCGCAAAGCCGACTGGCTGGTGGCCAACACGCCGGATATCGCGCGCCACTGTGTCGAGGCCGGTTTCCGCGCTGACCGGGTGCGCTCGATTGCCAATTATGGCCGCTTCGAGGTGGCGTCACCGCAGCCGCGTGCCGAACTCGACACGCCGGCTACTGCGCCTTTGCTGCTGGCCATGGGTCGGTTGCACAAGAACAAGGCGTTCGACGTGCTGCTACGCGCGCTCGCCGAGTTGCCGGAGGCCTATCTGTGGCTGGCCGGCGAGGGTGACGAACGTGCCGCCCTGCAGGCTTTGGCCGAGAGTCTCGGCGTCGCGCGCCGGGTACGCTTCCTCGGCTGGCGCAACGACCGCGAGGCGCTGGCGGCGGCCTGCGATGTCTATGTCGTGCCGTCGCGCCATGAGCCGTTCGGCAATGTCATCCTGGATGCCTGGGGTGCGGGTAAGCCGCTGGTCGCCTCCGCTTCGCAAGGGCCGAAGCAGTATGTGGTGGAAGGCGAAAGCGGCATCCTGGTGCCGGTGGAGGATCACCGCGCGCTCGCCGCCGCGATCCGCGAAGTGCTGACCTTGCCAGAACTGGCGCAAAAGCTCGGCGCGGCCGGCAAGGCGCAATTCGCGCGCGACCATAGCGAGGCGGCAGTGGTCGCCACCTGGCGGCGTTTCTTCGAGGAAGTGCAGGCATGTGCGGCATCGCCGGGCTGA
- a CDS encoding glycosyltransferase family 2 protein produces the protein MKLSALVVAHNEEAQLGECLARLSFADEIVVVLDRCTDRSKEIALAAGARILEGAWPLEGPRRNAGIAACTGDWTVEVDADERVSPALAEEIRSTIATAAPGYFLIPFDNYIGGRLVRYGWGAAWGVSAAPRLFSRGAKSWGSQRVHPALDLKGEKRSLRNPMEHYVDTDISDMLRRLDRYTSARAADLRDSGNIGEFWPNVRRIFSRFWKCYVARKGYREGQYGFLIALMAGLYPILSYLKASLEKPE, from the coding sequence ATGAAACTCTCCGCCCTCGTCGTTGCCCATAACGAGGAAGCCCAGCTCGGCGAATGCCTTGCCCGGCTCAGCTTCGCCGACGAGATCGTGGTGGTGCTGGACCGCTGCACCGACCGCTCGAAGGAGATCGCGCTGGCCGCCGGCGCGCGCATCCTGGAAGGCGCCTGGCCATTGGAAGGCCCGCGCCGCAATGCCGGCATCGCCGCCTGCACAGGTGACTGGACTGTGGAAGTGGATGCCGATGAGCGGGTTTCACCGGCTTTGGCCGAGGAGATCCGCAGCACGATTGCCACTGCTGCACCCGGTTATTTCCTGATTCCGTTCGACAATTACATCGGCGGCCGCCTGGTGCGCTATGGCTGGGGTGCCGCCTGGGGTGTTTCCGCCGCACCGCGCCTGTTCTCGCGTGGCGCAAAGAGCTGGGGCAGCCAGCGGGTGCATCCCGCCCTCGATCTCAAAGGCGAGAAGCGCAGTCTGCGCAATCCGATGGAGCATTACGTCGATACCGATATTTCCGACATGCTGCGTCGGCTCGACCGTTATACCTCGGCGCGCGCTGCCGATCTGCGTGACAGCGGTAATATCGGTGAATTCTGGCCCAATGTGCGGCGCATCTTCTCGCGCTTCTGGAAATGCTATGTCGCGCGCAAGGGTTATCGCGAAGGGCAATACGGTTTCCTGATCGCGCTGATGGCCGGGCTCTATCCGATCCTCAGCTATCTCAAGGCCAGCCTGGAGAAGCCGGAATAA
- a CDS encoding glycosyltransferase family 9 protein, translated as MRILFITSNRLGDAILSTGLLAGIVERDPLAKITVACGPAAAGLFQTSAMPNLERLIVVEKKPWARHWWELWKQVATTRWSMVVDLRGSGLSQFLMAYRRRVFHGSGSSVHRVIVLSQLLRLPPTAPRIWIGEANEKRARRLWDGKQPVLAIGPTANWGGKIWPADRFAELAQRLTAPDGILPGARIAVFGGPGEEALAQPVLDLLPPDRAMNFVGKLDLLDLGAALQRCALYIGNDSGLMHLAAAVGTPTVGLFGPSKESVYGPWGQKTAAVRTDLSYDEIVTSPGYDYRKQDSHMLTLSVDKAQRAAETLWRYCQDDDD; from the coding sequence ATGCGCATTCTGTTCATAACCTCGAACCGCCTGGGCGACGCCATCCTTTCCACCGGCCTGCTCGCAGGCATCGTGGAGCGCGATCCCCTGGCCAAGATCACCGTCGCCTGTGGCCCCGCCGCCGCCGGCCTGTTCCAGACCTCGGCAATGCCGAATCTGGAGCGCCTGATCGTGGTGGAAAAGAAGCCCTGGGCGCGGCATTGGTGGGAATTGTGGAAGCAGGTCGCGACCACCCGCTGGAGCATGGTGGTTGACCTGCGCGGCTCCGGCCTGTCGCAATTCCTGATGGCGTATCGCCGTCGCGTGTTCCATGGCTCAGGTTCCAGCGTGCATCGGGTGATCGTGCTCTCCCAGCTGCTGCGCCTGCCGCCCACCGCGCCGCGCATCTGGATCGGCGAAGCCAACGAAAAGCGCGCCCGCCGGCTGTGGGATGGCAAGCAGCCGGTGCTGGCCATCGGCCCTACCGCCAATTGGGGCGGCAAGATCTGGCCAGCCGACCGTTTCGCCGAACTGGCGCAGCGCCTCACCGCGCCCGATGGCATCCTGCCCGGTGCCCGCATCGCGGTGTTCGGCGGCCCCGGCGAGGAAGCCCTGGCGCAACCGGTGCTGGACCTCCTGCCGCCCGACCGTGCCATGAACTTCGTCGGCAAGCTGGACCTGCTCGATCTCGGTGCCGCCTTGCAGCGCTGCGCGCTCTATATCGGCAACGACAGCGGCCTGATGCATCTCGCCGCCGCCGTTGGCACGCCCACGGTCGGCCTGTTCGGCCCGAGCAAGGAATCGGTCTATGGCCCCTGGGGCCAGAAGACGGCAGCGGTGCGCACCGATCTCAGCTATGATGAGATCGTGACCAGCCCCGGCTATGATTACCGCAAGCAGGACAGCCATATGCTGACCTTGAGTGTCGACAAGGCGCAGCGCGCCGCCGAGACTTTGTGGCGCTATTGCCAGGATGACGACGATTGA
- the ygfZ gene encoding CAF17-like 4Fe-4S cluster assembly/insertion protein YgfZ: protein MSLLTHIALPGRTLLRLEGPESKEFLNGLISNDARRLAPGQPLFAALLSPQGKFLYELLLADWQGAVWLDTETDTAPELEKKLKMYRLRAKVEIAMQTGWQVYALLNAGPETVIPAEGFAFTDPRLPALGQRLWLPDGVAPPGAAGDLAEYEALRLLLGVPDGSRDIERDKGLLLENHFEALNGVDFNKGCYVGQELTARTKYRGLVKKQLFLVHAEAPLPARGSIVTLDGQEAGELRSSLGPQGLALLRLEAVARAAAGGPPLLCEGIALTARLPDYAAPKS, encoded by the coding sequence ATGAGCCTGTTGACCCACATCGCCCTGCCGGGGCGCACGCTGCTTCGGCTGGAAGGCCCGGAGAGCAAGGAATTCCTTAACGGGCTGATTTCCAATGATGCCCGCCGGCTGGCACCGGGCCAGCCACTTTTCGCCGCCCTGCTCTCGCCACAGGGCAAGTTCCTCTACGAGCTGCTGCTGGCCGACTGGCAGGGGGCGGTGTGGCTGGATACCGAGACCGACACCGCGCCAGAACTGGAAAAAAAGCTAAAAATGTACCGCCTGCGCGCCAAGGTGGAGATCGCCATGCAAACTGGCTGGCAGGTCTATGCCTTGCTGAACGCCGGGCCGGAGACAGTGATCCCGGCAGAGGGCTTTGCCTTCACCGATCCCCGGCTGCCGGCACTGGGCCAGCGCCTGTGGCTACCCGACGGCGTTGCGCCGCCCGGGGCGGCGGGTGACCTTGCCGAATACGAAGCCCTGCGCCTGCTGCTGGGCGTGCCTGACGGCAGCCGCGACATCGAGCGCGACAAGGGCCTGTTGCTGGAGAACCATTTCGAGGCGCTGAACGGCGTCGATTTCAACAAGGGCTGCTATGTCGGCCAGGAACTCACGGCGCGGACCAAGTATCGCGGCCTGGTGAAGAAACAGCTTTTCCTGGTGCATGCCGAAGCGCCGCTACCGGCACGCGGCAGTATCGTCACCCTGGATGGCCAGGAAGCCGGCGAACTGCGCTCAAGCCTCGGCCCCCAAGGGCTCGCCTTGCTGCGGCTGGAGGCGGTGGCGAGGGCAGCGGCAGGCGGCCCGCCACTGCTCTGCGAAGGCATTGCACTCACCGCCCGCCTCCCGGATTATGCCGCGCCAAAATCGTAA
- a CDS encoding DNA-3-methyladenine glycosylase I → MPAGPEDKRTSLIHDDGKCRCGWPGHDPLYVQYHDTEWGVPEWDDRALFEKLILDGFQAGLSWITILRKRDNFRRAFDGFEPEKIARYDRRKLDRLMQDEGIVRNRAKIDGSVLNARGWLAIQEQHGSFSEYLWDFVGGKPKQNNWTHLREVPVESPESQALSKALKKQGFTFVGPTIVYAFMQAVGMVNDHTTDCFRHAQVKKLKRRA, encoded by the coding sequence ATGCCGGCCGGACCAGAAGACAAACGCACCAGCCTGATTCATGACGACGGCAAATGCCGCTGCGGCTGGCCCGGCCATGACCCGCTTTATGTACAGTATCACGACACCGAATGGGGCGTGCCGGAATGGGATGACCGGGCTTTGTTCGAGAAGCTGATCCTGGATGGCTTCCAGGCCGGCCTGTCGTGGATCACCATTTTGCGTAAGCGCGACAATTTCCGCCGCGCCTTCGATGGCTTCGAGCCGGAGAAGATCGCGCGCTATGACCGCCGCAAGCTCGACCGCCTGATGCAGGACGAAGGCATCGTGCGCAACCGCGCCAAGATCGACGGCAGCGTACTGAACGCGCGCGGCTGGCTGGCGATCCAGGAGCAGCATGGCAGCTTCTCTGAATATTTATGGGATTTCGTCGGCGGCAAGCCGAAGCAGAATAATTGGACACACCTGCGCGAAGTGCCGGTGGAAAGCCCTGAAAGCCAGGCCCTGTCGAAGGCGCTGAAGAAGCAGGGCTTCACTTTCGTCGGCCCCACCATCGTCTATGCCTTCATGCAGGCGGTGGGCATGGTGAACGACCACACCACCGATTGCTTCCGGCACGCCCAGGTGAAGAAGCTAAAGCGCCGAGCTTAA
- a CDS encoding acyl-CoA dehydrogenase, with product MNEANELSAIVTEQAGRLLQQRVTKEVLLAADQGEWQAGLWREVEKAGLPLALLSEAAGGVGLGAVDALGLVRQAGYHALPLPLPEHMLAARLWCEAGGDLPEGVITLAPETLGLTQGCIQGDAKRVPWGAVADHVLLLLRDAAGALHLALLPKGVAKAQSRRNVAYEPRDTLLCDGLAVKTLPAPAAIGADGLLPLGALLRAQQMVGAMERALDHGLDYANERVQFGRAIGKFQAVQHMLAVAAGHLAAATAAADMAVEAWDSDGFGFAIAVAKARVGEAASEVAAISHQVHGAMGFTQEHPLHFATRRLWSWRDEFGNESLWQQRLGDLVCAQGGEKLWSLLTAT from the coding sequence ATGAACGAGGCGAACGAACTCTCCGCGATTGTCACCGAGCAGGCCGGCCGGCTGTTGCAGCAGCGTGTTACCAAGGAAGTACTGCTTGCCGCCGATCAAGGCGAATGGCAGGCCGGGCTGTGGCGCGAGGTCGAGAAAGCTGGCTTGCCGCTGGCGCTGCTCAGCGAGGCAGCCGGCGGTGTTGGCCTCGGCGCCGTGGATGCCCTGGGGCTGGTGCGGCAGGCCGGCTATCACGCGCTGCCTTTGCCCCTGCCGGAGCATATGCTGGCAGCGAGGTTGTGGTGCGAGGCTGGCGGCGACTTGCCGGAAGGTGTCATCACCCTGGCGCCGGAAACGCTTGGTCTGACGCAGGGGTGTATCCAGGGCGATGCGAAACGTGTGCCCTGGGGCGCCGTGGCCGATCATGTACTGCTGCTGCTCCGCGATGCTGCCGGTGCGTTGCATCTCGCGCTGCTGCCCAAGGGTGTGGCAAAGGCGCAATCGCGCCGCAACGTCGCCTACGAGCCGCGTGACACGCTGCTTTGCGATGGCCTGGCGGTAAAGACACTGCCAGCACCCGCCGCCATCGGCGCCGATGGCCTGTTGCCGCTGGGTGCGCTGCTACGGGCGCAGCAGATGGTGGGTGCCATGGAGCGCGCCTTGGATCATGGCCTTGATTATGCCAATGAGCGCGTGCAGTTCGGCCGTGCTATTGGCAAGTTTCAGGCGGTGCAGCATATGCTGGCGGTTGCCGCCGGCCATCTTGCTGCGGCCACTGCCGCCGCCGATATGGCGGTTGAAGCCTGGGATAGTGATGGCTTCGGCTTCGCCATTGCTGTCGCCAAGGCGCGGGTCGGCGAGGCGGCGAGCGAGGTGGCGGCAATCAGCCACCAGGTGCATGGCGCCATGGGCTTCACCCAGGAGCATCCGCTGCATTTCGCCACTCGCCGGCTATGGTCCTGGCGCGATGAATTCGGGAACGAAAGCCTGTGGCAGCAGCGCCTCGGCGACCTGGTCTGCGCCCAAGGCGGCGAGAAGCTCTGGTCGCTGTTGACCGCTACTTAA
- a CDS encoding acyl-CoA dehydrogenase family protein, with the protein MRAFRFDAPELPADTTALRQRLRAFLAEQRDAGLYKPNRNSWISFNAEFSRRAGKAGFIGITWPKEFGGHALSNLHRYVVTEEMLAHGAPCGAHWIADRQSGPQILRHGSDRMKRLLLPGIAAGECYFGIGMSEPDTGSDLASVRSRAAKTEGGWLINGAKIWTSNAHHAHYLIVLVRTAQAGENRHIGLTQFIVDMQSPGITVRPIRNLAGVHEFNEVVFRDCFVPDDAMLGAEGMGWSMVTAELAFERSGPDRFLSDYRLLAELINKVGARPDARQSVEVGRLIAHAAALRRMSVSIAGLLEKGHNPATEAALVKEVGTSFEREIPEVARKLVPVEPSFDEPGDDFSEALAYVLLNAPSFTLRGGTREILRGMIARGLGLR; encoded by the coding sequence ATGCGTGCCTTCCGCTTCGATGCGCCCGAGCTTCCCGCCGATACCACCGCATTGCGCCAGCGGCTGCGCGCCTTTCTGGCCGAGCAGCGTGATGCCGGCTTATACAAGCCGAACCGCAATAGCTGGATCAGCTTCAATGCTGAATTCAGCCGCCGCGCCGGCAAGGCTGGCTTCATCGGCATCACCTGGCCGAAGGAATTCGGCGGCCATGCGCTGTCCAACCTGCACCGCTATGTGGTGACCGAGGAAATGCTGGCCCATGGCGCGCCCTGTGGTGCGCATTGGATCGCCGACCGGCAATCGGGGCCGCAGATACTGCGCCACGGCAGCGACCGAATGAAGCGGCTGCTGCTGCCGGGTATCGCTGCCGGCGAATGTTATTTCGGCATTGGCATGAGCGAGCCCGATACCGGCTCGGACCTGGCCAGTGTGCGCAGCCGCGCCGCCAAGACCGAAGGCGGCTGGCTGATCAACGGCGCCAAGATATGGACCTCGAACGCGCATCACGCGCATTACCTGATCGTGCTGGTGCGCACCGCCCAGGCCGGTGAGAACCGCCATATCGGCCTGACGCAATTCATCGTCGATATGCAGTCGCCGGGTATTACCGTGCGGCCGATCCGCAATCTCGCAGGCGTGCATGAATTCAATGAAGTGGTGTTCCGCGACTGCTTCGTGCCCGATGATGCCATGCTCGGGGCCGAGGGCATGGGCTGGAGCATGGTGACGGCCGAGCTGGCTTTCGAGCGTTCCGGGCCGGATCGTTTCCTCTCCGACTACCGCCTGTTGGCGGAATTGATCAACAAGGTCGGCGCGAGGCCCGACGCGCGGCAATCGGTCGAGGTCGGGCGCCTGATAGCCCATGCCGCTGCACTCCGGCGCATGTCGGTTTCCATCGCCGGCCTGCTGGAGAAAGGCCACAACCCAGCCACCGAGGCTGCCCTGGTGAAGGAAGTTGGCACCAGCTTTGAGCGCGAAATTCCCGAGGTTGCACGCAAGCTGGTGCCGGTGGAGCCAAGCTTCGATGAGCCGGGCGATGATTTCAGTGAAGCCCTCGCCTACGTGCTGCTGAATGCACCTTCTTTCACGCTCCGCGGCGGTACACGCGAGATTCTGCGCGGCATGATCGCGCGCGGCTTAGGTCTGCGGTAA
- a CDS encoding SMP-30/gluconolactonase/LRE family protein yields MYALPETRSLAVFDRLPERYAKPRQSRWADINLAGHHAGCFLEGPDFDQAGNLYVVDIPFGRIFRRDPAGGWHLVIEYDGWPNGLKLLPDGRLLVADFRRGLVRVDPASGGFDVLFDSIDGQPLHGLNDLTFGPDGTLYITDQGQTGLHDPRGRVLRMTPDGSVSVLLNNGPSPNGLVFDQQKPWLYVAMTRGNAIWRVPLFEGEPVKVGIAVQLSGGIGPDGIAIDAKGRLLVAHMQIGVWHFDARNRPLALYEAPADSYTTNLAVRDKRIYVTDSIQGRILTAALVD; encoded by the coding sequence ATGTATGCCCTGCCCGAGACGCGGTCGCTTGCGGTTTTCGACCGGCTGCCCGAGCGCTATGCCAAGCCGCGCCAGAGCCGCTGGGCGGATATCAACCTCGCCGGCCATCATGCCGGCTGCTTCCTTGAAGGCCCGGATTTCGATCAGGCGGGCAATCTCTATGTCGTCGATATCCCGTTCGGCCGTATCTTCCGCCGCGATCCGGCAGGTGGCTGGCATCTGGTGATCGAGTATGACGGCTGGCCGAACGGGCTGAAACTGCTGCCCGATGGCCGCCTGCTGGTGGCCGATTTCCGTCGCGGCCTGGTGCGCGTCGATCCCGCCAGCGGCGGCTTCGACGTGTTGTTTGACTCGATTGATGGCCAGCCGCTGCATGGGCTGAATGACCTGACCTTCGGCCCTGACGGCACGCTCTATATCACCGATCAGGGCCAGACTGGCCTGCATGATCCGCGGGGCCGCGTGTTGCGCATGACGCCCGATGGTTCTGTTTCGGTGCTGCTGAACAATGGCCCGAGCCCGAACGGCCTAGTCTTCGATCAGCAGAAGCCCTGGCTTTATGTGGCGATGACACGCGGCAATGCGATCTGGCGCGTGCCGCTGTTTGAGGGCGAACCGGTGAAGGTCGGTATCGCGGTACAGCTTTCCGGCGGCATCGGGCCCGATGGCATCGCCATCGATGCAAAAGGCCGCCTGCTGGTGGCGCATATGCAGATTGGCGTGTGGCATTTCGATGCCCGCAATCGCCCGTTGGCGCTCTATGAGGCGCCGGCCGATAGTTACACGACCAATCTCGCGGTGCGCGACAAACGCATCTATGTCACCGATTCGATTCAGGGCCGTATCCTCACGGCTGCCCTGGTGGATTGA
- a CDS encoding IS3 family transposase, which produces MSERSAYRALGRHRSTQRKAPQGRDDEKQLTADIIELARQYGRYGYRKIAAVLRRADWLVNDKRVERIWRREGCKRAAAKRIRAHRPEGLKVPSKQPKRGRLWLNDGSFIRFRAEHRNHVRPYDFVKDRTHDGREYHMLNMAD; this is translated from the coding sequence GTGTCCGAGCGTAGCGCCTACCGGGCGCTCGGGCGGCACCGCTCGACCCAGCGTAAAGCACCCCAGGGCCGTGACGATGAGAAGCAACTGACCGCCGACATCATCGAACTGGCCCGGCAATATGGCCGCTATGGCTACCGCAAGATCGCCGCCGTGCTGCGGCGGGCCGACTGGTTGGTCAACGATAAGCGGGTCGAGCGTATCTGGCGACGCGAGGGCTGTAAGCGCGCAGCCGCGAAGCGGATACGGGCGCACAGGCCCGAAGGGCTCAAGGTCCCGAGTAAACAGCCCAAGCGGGGGCGTCTCTGGCTCAATGACGGCTCCTTCATCCGCTTTCGGGCCGAGCACCGCAACCATGTCAGGCCCTATGACTTCGTTAAGGACCGCACCCATGATGGCCGCGAATACCACATGCTCAACATGGCCGATTAA
- a CDS encoding integrase core domain-containing protein, translated as MSICIARRPKAVDVIDVLSDLFVLRGVPCYIRSDNGLEFIAQAIQDWIVAVGAKMAYIIPGGPWEMAMSRASTPACATNPLNGELFYSLANARIGIEAWRQHYNTVRPHASLRYRPPAPVGLCPGNGSGGGSATPASSADHAAIA; from the coding sequence TTGAGCATCTGCATCGCCCGCAGGCCCAAGGCGGTCGATGTAATCGACGTGCTGTCCGATCTATTCGTCTTGCGGGGCGTTCCTTGCTATATCCGATCCGACAATGGCCTGGAGTTCATTGCCCAGGCGATCCAGGACTGGATCGTTGCGGTCGGTGCAAAGATGGCCTACATCATACCGGGCGGCCCCTGGGAAATGGCTATGTCGAGAGCTTCAACGCCCGCCTGCGCGACGAACCCGCTCAATGGCGAGCTGTTCTACAGCCTGGCTAATGCCAGGATTGGCATCGAGGCATGGCGACAGCATTACAACACGGTCCGGCCGCATGCCTCGCTCCGCTACCGACCGCCAGCACCGGTGGGGCTTTGTCCAGGCAATGGCAGCGGGGGCGGCAGCGCTACCCCGGCCAGCTCTGCTGACCACGCTGCCATTGCCTGA